TCTTGATTACTGTGGGACTCAGGGGCTTctgatttattgttttgggtcatacccagcagtgcttgagtgGGCCATGTGGGGCCATAAATGGAACCTGAGCCTCTTGCATGCCCAGTTTGTGTCTGTCTGGTCCTGAGTAACATATTTTTGGggctagtttttattttcttctaaaagcaTACACCTTAACACAGAAAACTAATTAATAGCATAATTATTATAGCCAAATCAATATTTTGGGAGCACaaacggtgctcagggcttactcctggctctgcatcactCCCTGTAGGGCTTAGGGAACTTTGTGTGGTTCATtgctacatgctaggcaaatgaccgacctgctgtattatcactccattGTAAAGACTCCACACGCTGTATCTCACCCCAGGGAAACAGGTTTGGAACAGAGGTTGCCGCAGGAAATAACCCAATCTAGGCTGAGAGGGTAAGTCATGCATCGTCAGGAAACTTTCTGCCTCACTGAGAGTGAGAGCTGCCTGCAGAACTgcaggttttgggttttttggggttttttttgggggggcacacccatttgatgctcagaagttactcctaactatgtactcagaaatcactcctggcttggggggatcaaaccaggatccaacctagactagcgcttgcaaggcaagacgtcttacctctagcaccaccgcatcAGCCccagaactgcagtttttattgagtactgaGACCTTCCTCAGTAAGGACAAGAGGCCTATCCTGAGCGAGTGGCCCAAGTATGCTTGAGACAAGTAAAACTAGATAGCAAGTAGGAAAATCTGTTTTGGACGAAAccaaggtgtaacctaacagctacaaagaaaccagggatgttctctgttttgggtgaaaccaagttttaAATTGTGAACCAACACTCCAGCTCACCCCTTccagcaattcttggccaaccTGGCTGGTGGCTGGATGCCAGGGTTCGAGGATGCAGTGTCTTGAAActgtgtggtccaaaattcaatccctgggctggagatagggcgttttgccttgcatacagccaaaacAGGACaagtggtggtttgaatcctagcactccatatggtcccccaaaccaggggcaatttctaagaacatagccaggagtaacccgtaagcatcaccaagtgtagccccaaaacaaaaataaagaaaaaaaaaaaaaaaaataaggggccgggtaggtggcgctggaggtaaggtgtctgccttgcaagcgctagccaaggaaggaccgcggttcgatcccccggcgtcccatatggtcccccccaagccaggggcgatttctgagcacatagccaggagtaacccctgagcgtcaaacgggtgtggcccaaaaaccaaaaaaaaaaaaaaaaaaaaaaagaaaaaaataaaatgtatgtgatGTATATTGGACCCAaccaatagcacaatggataaggCTACttttgcattcagctgatccggatttaatccctgggatcccatgatccaccaagcatggccaggagtgattcctgagcactgccaggtgtgggtcaAACAGCAGCCTCCCAAAATCAACTCAATAATAAACCATTTTTGGGCcggagataacacagcagtagggcgtctgccttgcacgcagccaacctaggacggacagtggtttgaatcctcgcatcccatatggtcccccaagcctgccaggagtgatttctgagtacagagccaggagtaacctctgagcgccaccaggtgtggccccaaaaataaacaaacaaaaacaaaccagtttttttttttggtggtttttgggtcacacccagcagtgctcaagggttattcctggctctaggctcagaaattgctcctggcaggcacgggggaccatgtgggatgccgggattcgaaccgatgacctcctgcatgaaaggcaaatgccttacctccatgctatctctccggtcccaataaaccagttttttaaaatagaaattgcttTTTAATAAACCAGATACAAATGACCAACAAGAACAGGATGTTCAATTATCTCTAACCATAGAGAAATCCAGGCCCAAAAGATAAAGGCTCAGTGACATGAGCACCTGCTGATCAAGGGTGAGACTGCAGGTTTGATCATTAGTGCTGCCCAGTCCTGGCAGCTCCGGTGTTTGGGAACTCCAATACCATGTTATACCCTTTTAAACTAGACATGTGCTCCAATTCTTGGGCAATTTCTTCTGCTCCAGtctgtacatacatacatacatacatacacacacatacatatatattttaattatctttttttttttggtggtttttgggtcacacccggcagtgctcaggggtaattcctggctcccggctcagaaattgctccgggcaggcacgggggaccatatgggatgctgagattcgaaccgatgacctcctgcatgaaaggcaaacgccttacctccatgctatctctccagcccctattttaattATCAATCCGTTCTAGCTCAATGATAAATTCCAGTGAGTGAAGCTAAGAAACCACTTTCCACTTAGGTGTTCAAAGGTTTTCTGTTAAGTAGAGAAAAGTGGGGCCCCATTATTCCCATCATGACATAATAATGCAAAGGTTCCAAAGAAAGCAAGCTTGCATATAATATTCCTAATTGAGTGCAGTCACTGACTCAGAGCAGTAGATAAGATTTGcccagtgatagggcgtttgccttgcacgcagctgattcaaacagacggtggttcgaaaccaggcatcccatatggtcccccgtgcctgccaggagagacttctgagcgcagagccaggagtaaccctgtgcgccgccgggtatgacccacaaaccaaaaaataaattaattaattttgcccAGTGAAGAAGACCCTGAAAATGAGTTAAGTTCAGAGTAATGGCTCCCTCCACAAGCTGAGCACAAACTCCATAAGCCAGAGGCCCAGAgcctgatccccagcactacatagccCCCTAAGCAATGCTGAAAGCACCCCTCAAGTGCTGGTAGTAACCTCTGACTACTATCTTGCTATGCTACgactcaaaatttattttttaagtcaaagATTTTCCTCCCAGAAACAAACTTGACGTATATAATGTGGCAAGTTCCAGCACAAATCTACTTATTTATGTAGGGGTGGGGGCCCTCACCAGGctgccctcagggtttactcctggctcagtgctcaggagccactccccACAAGATTCAGCAGGACAGAGGGCGTGTCTAAAATCAAAACCAGCTCAGCTGGGTGCAAAGCTAGGGCCCTCCCTGCAgtgctctctctggctcctacagTGGCCATTTTACTCGAGTGAATGCATGCATGcctccaaatattttttgtttgtttttgtttttgggccacacccggcgatgctcaggggttactcctggctgtctgctcagaaatagctcctggcaggcacgggggaccatgtgggacaccgggattcgaaccaaccaccttaggtcctggatcggctgcttgcaaggcaaacgccgctgtgctctctctccgggcccctctaaaGATGTTTTGAAGCGAAAGCACCTGGGATCTTACTCACCCAGCTCCTCGGGCTCCAGCCCGGCCTGCCTCCGCTCGCATTCCTCGGCGTAATGCTTCTGAATGACTTCCCAGAGCTCCTGGTTGACGAGCGAGTTCCTCCGGGCGTGGTAGCGGGCCCAGGACGAGACCCGGCGGCGGCAGAAGGGGCAGCACAGGCTGGCCTGCTCCACGGTCGCCTGGAAGCACGGGCGGCACAGCGTGTGCTTGCAGGGCAGCGTCACGGGCTCCAGCAGGATGCACATGCAGATCCGGCACTGGCAATCCGACAGGGCCGGGACGGCGTCTCGGGGCCCAGCCATGGCCTTGCTCGCTCGCGCCGGCCGGGCACAgtcagcagcagcggcagcagcaccTACGAAGGCGGGAAAGGCTCTTGCATCGCGAGGACGGCGAGACCGAATCGGGCCCTAGACCAGCCGCGCTCCCCGGCCCACTTGGGGGTCGGAAAGCCCATCAACATTTGCAGCGAGCTCCCGAGGCTGAGCACCCCCGTGGCAGCCGCAGACGGTGCAAGCCCGCGCGCGCGTTGCACCACCGCAGGGGAAACTCCGGCCCCTCCCCGCCGTCCCCGCGCGCCGAGTCTGGAGTCCCTCTGGCCCCTAGCCGCAGCCCCGGAAGTCCCGCCTCTCGCCCGGGGAAGATCAACTTCCGCCCCGACCTGGCGGAGCGACGCCACTTACGCCTTCGCGCGGTGGGCGTAGCCTCTCCCTTTTCCCGGCGCGCTAAGCCCGCTCCGGTGTGTGGGCCCGTCGCAAGGAGGGGCGTCCTGGCCACGCCCGCAAGCGCGGGCGGCGCCAATAGAGCGGCGGAAGAGTTCCCGCCTAGAGGAAAGGCGCAGGGGCCTGCGGGGCGGGACTTCCGGCGCTCACTCCCGCCGCCCGTCTCTGGGCGGGTTATTTGGGAGTGGGCCGCGCCCTGTGGGCCGCTCTGGGCGGACTCCGCGCTCTGAGGTCGGGGGGCGTTCCTGGCGGGGTGAGGAGGTTGTCAGGGACGGTCGGCCGCTGGCTCTTCCACCGGCCTTCGTTGCAATTCCGTGCACCAGTTTCTGTGAGGAGCATCGTCTGAATAAAAATGGACACCTCAAAAGaagacctttattttttctttatttttttaaattttttctttatttttatttttttattttcgaTAGACCTTTGCTTTGCTGTTCCACAAGGAAACATTTCCAACATGGATGAAGTCAGGGGCGCAGTGCTGCATGCTTCTGTGGCTGGCCCGGCCCCCTGAATGGCCTCCGTGTCGGGGTGACTTTCCGTCCCAAGcacttgggaatcaaaccagggcgtCCCGACGCCCAGGTCATTTAGAGTGCACTGCTTCGTGTAGTATTGAATTTCTTTGGAGGATAACCCCGTTTGCAAGACAGCCAGCCCTAAAAGTACTTTAGGGTGCTTTGGGGttttttgtcactttttttttatttgaaatatatatttttttctttttttaatcaaaacaCTGGAATTTCTGAGGCTGAGGCGACACTTCACCTTGACTAGTCATCCACCACCACACCTTCTTGCTGAAACCTTATCCCTTTTCTTTTGCTAAAATACTTTGCCCCAGGGTCCAGCGCATTTGCCTTAGGCGTTCACCCAAAAGTTTGCCAGAAGGGATATAATTTCCTTCCAGAATAATTCCTTGAATATTACGAATTAGATCTTGAAATTTATTCTGTGAAAGAAAGTTTGCACAACTGAACACCGAAATAAACGAGTGTGGCTGTGGCGGGACAGCTATGGGTTCCATCTTTGGCGTTCTACGTGATACTCCGAGCGCCttcaggattcctgagtgcatagccatgactaagtcctgagcattgcccagtatgaccccaaaacaaaaaataattaaaaaataaaaattcggggccgggcggtggcgctaaaggtaaggtgcctgccttgcctgcgctagccttggacggaccgcggtttggtcccccaagccaggagcaacttatgagcacatagccaggagtaacccctgagcgttattgggtgtggcccaaaaaccaaaaaaaataaaataaaaattcgaATCAAACACAGAATgtcaggactctgaaatgccatgAAGTATTTGGCCATATGTCACCACTAAAGACCTCACAAAGAGATCCAGTGATGACCACGAAAGATAGTAGCAACAAGGTGGATTGTTGGGAGATGGTGGACTCATGTCCCAAAAGTAACCAGTTTATATTCTCAGGCATAAGGGacaattgttttttgttgttgctagtTGGTTGTTGCCCCTGGTGGCTCAGTAAAGTGGGGAGTGAGGTAGACTTGAGAAAATGTTTCCAGTGTTAGGCCGGAACCACAAAAGACAAGGAGATATGGAagatagataattaaaaaatagaaagttgtaTTGAGGATCCTGGGCCCCCAACAGACTTCACTTACACTTATACCTTCTATACAAGGCAGGAAAGCCACATTCCTACCTCACTAAGGTAAAGAAAATAAGGTTTAGAGACATTCTGGTGAGCTTTTGACACATCTGATTTATGAGGTATTCCTATTCTGGTGAAGGCTTTTAGTCTTGTGTGAAAGCCCTTGCCCAAGATAATTGCACCTGAGTTTTCCTTATCTCTTATTTACAACCCTTCCAGGAAGTGTATGGCAGTTAGCATATCCTAACAGACTTGTGACATTTGTGACATACATACATCATGTTCACCCTAACTTTGGGCAGCTCTAATTTTGACTTCCAGCTGGGAATGTCTTTATTCAAGGCTCAACTCATAAGTGGGGGCTCTACTGTTCATTGTTATAGGCTCAACACCATCTCTGCTTGACCCACCTGGCTACAAGTGCTTGGAGGAAATGCCTGGTCTAGATCAGGTCAGACCTATCCTCAGCACAAGCATTGTGGGTTCCTCAGAGAAAATTTCAGGAGGAAATATGAAATGGTGAAACCCTTTTtactgaaacttatttagaatgaTCTttgaagaaaaagggagaagtaaatgattgagagagagagagcacaggcttctccagagtagaaatagTCAAGCAAAGCAAGCAAGATAcctattcaagagagaacaagaaCGTGAAGCAAAAGCCCTGAATGGCTTGTGaaagtttcttcctttcttccaaagtttttatttttcctgagttttgcatacataaaagttaatctgggctttaaaaagaaaaaagccaggggccgggtaggtggcactggaggtaaggtgtctgccttgcaagcgctagccaaggaaggaccgcggttcgatcccctggcgtcccatatggtccccccaagccaggggcaatttctgagcacatagccaggagtaacccctgagcgccaaacgggtgtggcccaaaaaccaaaaaccaaaaacaaaaaaaaaaaaaaaaaagaaaaaagccttttactattttagttgtttttttatttttcagtttttgggtcacacctggtgatgcttaagggtaACTTCTGATTCTGAATTCAGGGAATCATTCCTACCAGtgttcaaggggccatatgggatgccaaggattgcacCAAGGAACCCAAGTCatctacaagcaaggcaaatgctctacctgctgtaccaatACTCCAATCCCATGAGGAATTGTTAATTGCTGGAAAAAGTAAAGTCAATCCTAACCCTCAAACACTGCCACAAATAATTCtggagtgcagaatcaggagtaactaacttctgagcatcttcaggtgtgttccccaaatccaaaaaaaaaaaaaatcccttttaagAATGTATCAGAATATTAAATTTACTTTCCATAGTACCATCTTGCTCCATTGTCTGTTCAAACTAACCTACCTCACTGAATTTCCAAAATAGTCATTTTAGGGATCTCTTTGTTTTCCTCTACACTACAGATTTGCTCATTTTGATTAAATTGTCATGAAACAGAGATGATACAGAGGTTAAGgaacttactttgcacacagaagATGCTGGTTTGATCTATACtagatatggtcctccaagtcccaccaggaataatccttgagtcaACAAAGGGTGGCTCACCCACATTTCCTctccaaaaaagaaaggtttACATGGGCTTATAGCAAAGAAGGGACAAGTGTACATTTATTTCACCATAGAGAGAAGAGATCCAGAGTAAAAGACAGTCTTGTGCTTTGTCTTCTATGTTTTGTGCTTTGTGTTCTATTTCCTTGGATGTGAGGCCCTGTCCCGATGGGGAGGTTGTCTATATGACTTAGGCCCAGAAACTAGACTTGGGATAGTGTTTTTCAAATGGCTCAGATATTACTTGCATCTTATTGATAAAGTATTTTTCAAAGTTGCTCTAACTTAGCATCTGGGTTTTGTCTACTGGGGAAGGGAACCTGAAAATTTCTGTAGGGGCAAGGGGGGGTGGTTACCTCTCCATTATAGTTGCCTGAGAAATGTATGTATTATATCTCCGAGTGGGTCCCatgatgcacaggggttagttactcctcgttctgcactcgggaattatttgtggcagtgtttgagggtccatatgggttgcaggaactGAACCCCgtcagccacaggcaaagcaagtacccttccCCCAGTACTATATTCTGGACTCTTTTAAAGGGATTTAGAATTAAATTAAGAATGTCATTTCTGGGGCCGGACAGCACAGCGATAGAacgtctgccttgcactcagccgacccaggacctacggtggttcagtggttcgattcccggcatcccatatggccccctgagtctgccagggcaatttctgagcacagagccacgagtaagtccctgagtgtcaccaagtgtgacacaaaaaccaaaaaagaatgttatttctaaaaataaaacaaaacaaaaaagaatgtttatttttttttctggcaactAAGTTTATttaggggactagagagatagtatagcagcaaggctctttccttgcaccaagcacagccaggagtgatccctgagtgcaggaccaTAAGTAGCGTTGCCAGTGTggctcaacaaacaaaataaaaaaatttatttgtattagcACTTCTGCAGAAcagtacaaaacaaacaaaaataactacagCTCATTGTGAGTTGGTATAATACAAAAATGTACAGTTGATGAGTACAGAAATATTGACAAATCTTATAATTATTGAGAgtgagggctggagcacataacagtgctcaagggtcatttatGATTGTAGCATTGCTTGTGATCTTTGGCATTGTTCAGGGAACCAGAAGCAATGCCAAGGATCACAGGCAGGTCTCAAAAGGGCGTAAAGATTGAAggagacgggcccggagagatagcacagcggcatttgccttgcaagcagccgatccaggaccaaaggtggttggttcgaatcccagagtcccatatggtcccccgtgcctgccaggagctatttctgagcagacagccaggagtaacccctgagcaccgccgggtgtggcccaaaaaccaaaaaaaaaaaaaaagattgaaggaGATTGTGATATTAGTTGGACTTTCCATGTCATAGTTCCTGGCATGAAGGCAAGAGACATCCTGCAAATAAAATGGTTAAAACTCCTCTTGAAAATTTGATCTCTCCCCATCTTTTGAAAgtcagaatgaggggccagagagatagcatggaggtaaggcatttgctttgcatacaggaggacagtggttcgaatcccggcatcccatatggtctcccgagactgccaggagcgatttctgaacatagaaccaggagtaacccctgagttctgccgggtgtgacccaaaaaccaaaaaccaaaaaaaaaaaaaaaagtcagaatgaGACTAGAGCAACTAAAAAATTAAGATGAGGGTTAAAGAAATAGTCGGGGAGTAAGATAGGTAattggatgcagctgaccctaactgtaatccccagcaccacaggtcattcttttttttttttttttttttttttttgcttgtttgttttacgACCACACctgacctggtggtgcttaggcagTTCttctctctactcaggaatcactcctaacatgttcagggaccatacaggatgccgggatcaaactgagttcagctgagtgccaggcaagtgccttacctgctggactattgctatggctccagccccaggtcactcttgagcacagaaccaggaagagctcttgaacaccactgggggtggcccaattCCATTTCCACCAAAtaagttaggtttttttttttttttttttagtttttgggccacacccatttgacgctcaggggttactcctggctacgcgctcagaaatcacccctggcttgggggaccatatgggacaccgggggatcgaaccgcggtccatccgcttgcaaggcagacacctaacctgtagcgccaccttcccggtccaggttttttttgtttgtttgttttggttttggtttttgggtcacacccagcagtgctcaggggttactcctggctctaggcttagaaattgcccctgggggccggagagatagcatggaggtaaggcgtttgcctttcatgcaggaggtcatcggttagaatcccggtgccccatatggtcccctgtgcctgccaggagcaatttctgagcctggagccaggaataacccctgagcactgccgggtgtgacccaaaaaccacaaaaaaaaaaaaaaaaaaaaaaaaagaaattgcccctggcaggcacagggaaccatatgggatgttgggattcgaaccactgtccttctgcatgaagggcaaatgccttacctccatgctatctctccagccccaatgagtTAGTATTTTAATAATCAAAGAGCTAGGAAGCAAAGGTGACTGGAAggtcatatgattttttaaaatatactatgcGTGTAGGTCAAAGTAAAGCACCCCCTTTGCTTACTGATTAGTTATGTAAATGAGGGTTTATAAAACTGACCAATCggtatatcattttatatatcttatacaaTGTTAGTACAGTAAAATAAGGGTTTGTACAACAACCAATTGAATAATATGTGTAAATAAGGAACTGACCAGTGGTCTTGATGATCTGGCCCctccttccatatttcttctgtaGCAGCCACAATTTGTCATGAATTCTTCCTAGAAGGGCCACCCCCTCCAGCTGCTGTCAATCAGCCCTGATATGGGCTTCATGTGCATCTCGGAAACAATCAGCAGACCTCAACTGCCGCTCATCTCTTACCAGCCTGCTTACAAGCAATGCCTGCACAGTTACTTGAGGAGTCATTGTGGCTGCCACAGCTGTGTCCTACTCTATGTCCTACTCTCATGTTGCCTGCAGCCATTACTGCCTCCAAGAACTAGTGATCTTCCTTCACTAGGTCACAATGGCTTCCAATGAGGCTCTAAAAATAAACTATGAGACATAGTAGAGCGGTTAAAGTGTATGGCTGATCCTGGTCTCCTTCCTAGGTCCATATGGTCCACCCTCCATTGCTGGATGTAACCCTAGATGTCCCTGAGGAGCCCTCCTAGGATATCCTGGGTAATCACTAGCACTGCAAGGTCAAGGCGATACTGTATTTTTAGGTGTTCACATTGAACCACCAGTCTGGTTGGCTAAAAATTTCCAGGAGGGATCCAGGCATCCACATTAGAAGGTCTCCATCCCTCAAGAAAGCCGACAGAAAACTGTACACATGTCACTTCCCctaccatttgttttgtttgtttgttagtttgttttggggccacacccagcagtactcaggggttactcctggccgtctgctcagaaatagctcctggcaggcacaggggaccatatgggacaccgggattcgaaccaaccacctttggtcctggatcggctgcttgcaaggcaaatgccactgtgctatctctccgggccctcccctaccatttgtaagaaaaattactcaaggttTGCCAGTAAGAGATTAATTTTTGATTGATGAGATCAACTCATTTGTCATTTGATCTTCAGGAACACTCATAGCTTTCCCCTTCTCAGAGACCTGGACAGCTCTCAGCAAACCCTGCTGCAGAGCCTGGTTCTTCACCATATTAGTTATCATGAACGTGGCGTCTCTGATGTAGAGCTGCCTCACTTTCGCAGCATAGTGTTCTGACTTGTTACCATGTGCAATAAAGAAGGTACAAAGAGCTGTAACTTCTCCTTCTTGCAGCCCACACTCCTCCAGGACAGATTCCCATGCAACTTGAATGCAtgtattcctgactttgtgtctAAGGATCGAGGTGAAGGTGGGAAGAGATCTCCCCAAGTCTGGCAGCTTCTCCAGTACAAGTGTGTGCAAGTAGGTGAGTGCTTCAATGACATAGCTGTATAAAATACTCAGTTCCATTGAAGTGAACCTACAAACAATATGAAGAGCTTCTTAAACCATAGAAATTTTGAAAGGACAAAAGCAATTCCATTAGAGGAACTCAGTATAAATCCACTAGGTGTTTTCTTAGAAAAGactttggaggggccagagagatagcacagtgcctagggcatttgccttgcagaagctgattcaggacaaaggatggttcgaatctcaacatcccatatggtccttcgagc
This window of the Suncus etruscus isolate mSunEtr1 chromosome 6, mSunEtr1.pri.cur, whole genome shotgun sequence genome carries:
- the SMCO1 gene encoding single-pass membrane and coiled-coil domain-containing protein 1 isoform X1, producing the protein MNNESPTLISLKESIKRVDHKLQALEVQFKELDLIKDNLIQKFEHHSKTLASQVAQDEMWTAVLALRFTSMELSILYSYVIEALTYLHTLVLEKLPDLGRSLPTFTSILRHKVRNTCIQVAWESVLEECGLQEGEVTALCTFFIAHGNKSEHYAAKVRQLYIRDATFMITNMVKNQALQQGLLRAVQVSEKGKAMSVPEDQMTNELISSIKN
- the SMCO1 gene encoding single-pass membrane and coiled-coil domain-containing protein 1 isoform X2 codes for the protein MGWLFWEVGVDHKLQALEVQFKELDLIKDNLIQKFEHHSKTLASQVAQDEMWTAVLALRFTSMELSILYSYVIEALTYLHTLVLEKLPDLGRSLPTFTSILRHKVRNTCIQVAWESVLEECGLQEGEVTALCTFFIAHGNKSEHYAAKVRQLYIRDATFMITNMVKNQALQQGLLRAVQVSEKGKAMSVPEDQMTNELISSIKN